From one Methylomonas paludis genomic stretch:
- a CDS encoding UDP-glucose dehydrogenase family protein: MKITVFGSGYVGLVTGACLADVGNQVMCMDVDQRKIDQLKQGIIPIYEPGLEEMVKDNQAAGRLHFTTDAKEAIDFGLFQFVAVGTPPDEDGSADLKYVLAVAKSIAEHMTEYKVIIDKSTVPVGTADKVRNTVLEVLGKRGEQLEFDVVSNPEFLKEGSALDDFMKPDRIIVGTDNPRTAELLKELYAPFNRSRDRLIAMDIRSAELTKYAANAMLATKISFMNELANLAERLGADIENVRHGIGSDSRIGYSFIYPGCGYGGSCFPKDVKALERTARDYGYNAELLSAVENVNDRQKLRLFEKITAHYSGSLQGKVFALWGLAFKPNTDDMREAPSRVVIDALIAAGAKVQAYDPEALHEAKRIYGDQPAGLEYVDNQDDTLKAADALIIVTEWKQFRSPNFEQLSLLLKDKVIFDGRNMYDPKHVRQNGLEYYAIGRP, encoded by the coding sequence ATGAAAATAACTGTATTTGGCAGTGGTTATGTTGGTTTGGTCACCGGCGCATGTTTAGCAGATGTCGGCAATCAGGTTATGTGCATGGACGTTGACCAACGTAAAATTGACCAGCTGAAACAAGGTATTATTCCGATTTATGAGCCTGGCCTGGAAGAAATGGTCAAGGACAATCAAGCTGCCGGACGCTTACATTTCACCACTGATGCCAAAGAAGCCATTGACTTTGGCTTGTTTCAATTTGTTGCGGTTGGCACTCCACCTGACGAAGACGGCTCTGCGGATCTTAAATATGTGCTGGCTGTTGCCAAAAGCATTGCTGAGCACATGACCGAATATAAGGTCATTATCGATAAATCTACGGTTCCGGTGGGTACTGCCGATAAAGTGAGAAATACGGTTTTAGAGGTATTAGGCAAACGTGGCGAGCAACTGGAATTTGATGTGGTTTCCAACCCTGAGTTCTTGAAAGAAGGTTCTGCGCTTGACGATTTTATGAAACCTGACCGGATTATTGTCGGTACCGATAATCCTAGAACGGCTGAATTATTGAAAGAACTTTATGCGCCCTTCAATCGCAGCCGTGACCGTTTAATCGCCATGGACATTCGTTCCGCCGAATTGACTAAATACGCGGCGAACGCCATGCTGGCGACTAAAATCAGCTTCATGAACGAATTGGCAAATCTGGCTGAACGCCTGGGTGCGGACATTGAAAATGTCCGCCATGGCATCGGTTCCGACAGTCGTATCGGCTATAGCTTCATCTATCCCGGTTGCGGCTACGGCGGCTCTTGCTTCCCTAAAGACGTAAAAGCTCTGGAAAGAACTGCGCGGGATTATGGCTACAATGCCGAGTTGCTGAGCGCTGTTGAAAATGTGAATGATAGACAAAAACTACGTTTATTCGAGAAAATTACCGCGCATTATTCAGGCAGCTTACAAGGCAAAGTGTTTGCGCTGTGGGGCTTGGCGTTCAAACCCAATACCGATGATATGCGTGAAGCGCCTAGTAGAGTGGTAATCGACGCTTTAATCGCTGCCGGCGCCAAAGTACAGGCTTATGACCCTGAAGCGCTGCACGAAGCCAAGCGGATTTATGGTGACCAGCCGGCGGGCCTTGAGTATGTTGATAATCAGGACGATACCCTAAAAGCGGCAGATGCTTTAATTATCGTGACTGAATGGAAGCAATTCCGCAGCCCGAACTTCGAACAATTGAGTCTGCTGTTAAAAGACAAAGTGATTTTCGATGGCCGGAATATGTATGACCCTAAACACGTAAGACAAAATGGCTTGGAATACTACGCCATTGGCCGTCCCTAA
- the speA gene encoding biosynthetic arginine decarboxylase produces MTGLGAWVEAQQWSIEQSKQLYAIQQWGDGYFSINNQGNVCIKPQSGNATEIDLFEIAQALQDRGLQFPVLVRFTDILGDRIRRLQQAFTDACRQHAYQGLYTPVYPIKVNQQGNVVESIVCADGIGLEAGSKPELLAILGLAKPGGVIVCNGYKDRFYIRMALMGQLLGLRVFIVIEKPSELEIIIEEAAKLGVQPQLGVRVRLSTISSGKWQNSGGEKSKFGLHACEILQLLARLREVNLLDCLQLMHFHMGSQIANIHDIKLALKEAGQFYVQLHELGAKISTVDAGGGLGVDYDGSGSRRECSINYSLAEYAENIVRSFAETCQAFELPHPHIITESGRAITAHHAVMITNVTEVECLQGEPANSELALLNVAETYHNAQFAISEARAEFVQGDLTLTELAAAEQHYIGICRHIQGNLNLDNHQHREIALELEEKLADKVFCNFSLFQSMPDIWGIDQIFPIMPIHKLDQQPTIRAVLQDLTCDSDGRIDQYVDQQNISNTLALHHIDLQQPYLLGFFMLGAYQEILGDMHNLFGDTHSINIELSPDGYRFGDFMLGENVSELLDYVHIDTETLKTAYQHKLDDSALTPQQKLLFQQELLTGLNAYTYLEK; encoded by the coding sequence ATGACGGGCTTGGGAGCATGGGTGGAAGCACAGCAATGGTCGATTGAACAATCAAAGCAACTTTATGCTATTCAGCAATGGGGCGATGGTTATTTTTCTATCAATAATCAAGGCAATGTTTGCATTAAACCGCAATCAGGCAATGCCACTGAAATTGATTTATTTGAGATTGCTCAGGCTTTACAGGACAGAGGTTTACAGTTTCCGGTACTGGTGCGCTTTACTGATATCTTGGGAGACCGGATTCGCAGACTGCAACAGGCTTTTACCGATGCCTGCCGTCAACATGCCTATCAGGGGCTTTATACCCCGGTCTACCCTATCAAAGTCAATCAACAGGGCAATGTGGTGGAAAGCATTGTTTGTGCGGACGGCATCGGCCTGGAGGCCGGTAGTAAGCCGGAGCTTTTGGCCATTCTGGGCTTGGCAAAACCAGGTGGTGTGATTGTTTGCAACGGCTATAAGGATCGTTTTTATATTCGCATGGCGCTGATGGGCCAGTTGCTGGGCTTGCGGGTGTTTATTGTGATTGAAAAGCCTTCCGAGCTGGAAATCATTATTGAGGAAGCCGCTAAACTTGGCGTACAGCCGCAATTGGGTGTGAGGGTACGCTTATCCACCATCAGTTCCGGTAAATGGCAGAATAGTGGCGGTGAGAAATCCAAATTCGGCTTGCATGCCTGTGAAATCCTGCAATTGCTGGCCCGGCTGCGGGAAGTTAATTTGCTGGATTGTTTACAGTTGATGCATTTTCACATGGGGTCGCAGATTGCCAATATCCACGATATAAAACTGGCCCTTAAGGAAGCCGGTCAATTTTATGTGCAACTGCATGAACTGGGTGCCAAAATTTCCACGGTGGATGCCGGCGGCGGCCTGGGTGTGGATTATGATGGCAGCGGTTCACGGCGGGAATGTTCCATCAACTATAGTCTGGCAGAATATGCCGAGAATATCGTGCGCAGTTTTGCCGAAACCTGTCAGGCGTTTGAGTTACCGCATCCTCATATTATTACTGAATCTGGCCGAGCCATTACTGCTCATCATGCGGTGATGATTACCAATGTGACTGAGGTTGAATGCCTGCAGGGTGAACCGGCTAATAGTGAATTGGCTTTACTGAATGTAGCGGAAACTTATCATAATGCCCAATTTGCTATTTCTGAAGCCCGCGCTGAGTTTGTACAGGGCGATTTGACATTAACTGAACTGGCTGCAGCTGAACAACACTATATCGGCATTTGCCGGCATATCCAGGGCAATCTGAATCTGGATAATCATCAACATCGGGAGATTGCTCTGGAACTGGAGGAAAAATTGGCGGATAAGGTGTTTTGCAATTTTTCGCTGTTTCAATCCATGCCGGATATCTGGGGTATAGATCAGATTTTCCCTATCATGCCGATCCATAAACTGGATCAGCAACCCACCATTCGGGCGGTGTTGCAAGACTTGACCTGTGATTCGGATGGCCGTATCGACCAGTATGTTGATCAGCAGAATATCAGCAATACTTTGGCTTTGCACCACATTGATTTGCAACAACCCTATTTATTAGGTTTTTTTATGCTGGGCGCTTATCAGGAAATTTTGGGCGATATGCATAATCTGTTTGGTGATACGCATTCCATTAATATCGAACTTAGCCCTGACGGTTATCGGTTTGGCGATTTTATGTTGGGTGAAAATGTCAGTGAGTTACTGGATTATGTGCATATTGATACTGAAACTCTAAAAACCGCTTATCAACACAAACTGGACGATAGCGCATTAACCCCGCAACAAAAGCTGTTATTTCAACAAGAACTGCTAACCGGCTTAAATGCCTATACTTATCTTGAGAAGTGA
- the yihA gene encoding ribosome biogenesis GTP-binding protein YihA/YsxC, with protein MNPVYHQAKFICSAPRLKDAPPDQGMEIAFAGRSNAGKSSAINTLVQQTALARVSKTPGRTQLLNFFELDAKRKLVDLPGYGYAKVPEAVKRDWHAMMETYLHERKALSGIVLVMDVRHPLTEFDWQLVRWCEHAKLPLHILLTKADKLNFGAAKNTLLKVQRDLSEVSVVISLQLFSSLKKTGTKELHKLLDEWFLFSQNSKQAPAIDTDIA; from the coding sequence ATGAATCCAGTGTACCACCAGGCCAAATTCATCTGCAGTGCGCCCCGCCTCAAGGACGCACCACCAGATCAGGGCATGGAGATTGCTTTTGCCGGCCGCTCCAACGCCGGCAAGTCTAGCGCCATTAACACGCTGGTGCAGCAAACTGCTCTGGCGCGGGTCAGCAAAACGCCGGGCCGCACCCAGTTACTGAACTTTTTTGAGCTGGATGCCAAACGTAAACTGGTGGATTTACCGGGCTACGGTTATGCCAAAGTGCCGGAAGCCGTCAAGCGGGATTGGCACGCCATGATGGAAACATATCTGCACGAACGCAAAGCCTTGAGCGGCATCGTACTGGTAATGGATGTTCGTCATCCGCTCACCGAGTTTGATTGGCAACTGGTCAGATGGTGTGAACACGCCAAATTACCTTTGCATATTCTGCTCACCAAGGCCGACAAATTAAATTTTGGCGCGGCCAAAAATACCTTGTTGAAAGTCCAGCGTGATTTAAGCGAAGTCAGTGTGGTGATAAGTTTGCAGTTATTTTCCTCATTGAAAAAAACCGGCACCAAAGAACTGCACAAATTACTTGATGAATGGTTTCTGTTTTCCCAAAACAGCAAGCAAGCCCCAGCCATCGACACCGATATTGCCTGA
- a CDS encoding symmetrical bis(5'-nucleosyl)-tetraphosphatase: MAIYAIGDIQGCYAEFRRLLDQIKFDPGHDQLWLAGDLVNRGPHSLETLRFVRGLGGAAITVLGNHDMHLLATVILQVKSSKKDTLQHILKAPDCQELIHWLRQQPLFYYNEQFCMLHAGLPPQWDFALTRKLALETEQAMQGVDYLDFFKAMYGNQPNIWRDDLPKTERLRFAVNCFTRLRFCTAAGELDFSSKGAPGSQPAGYLPWFAVPGRQSLDMRIIFGHWSTLGFYQGFNCYSIDTGCLWGGQLTALKLADEPQRISIDCQASQNPLEFD; encoded by the coding sequence ATGGCGATTTATGCGATTGGTGATATCCAGGGTTGTTACGCTGAGTTTCGCCGCCTATTAGACCAGATTAAATTTGATCCGGGGCATGACCAGCTCTGGCTGGCCGGTGATCTGGTCAATCGCGGCCCACATTCGCTGGAAACTCTGCGTTTTGTCAGAGGGCTGGGCGGCGCGGCTATTACGGTACTGGGCAATCATGATATGCATTTGTTGGCGACGGTGATTTTACAGGTTAAATCGTCCAAAAAAGATACTTTACAGCACATTTTAAAAGCCCCGGATTGTCAGGAATTGATTCACTGGCTGAGACAACAGCCACTGTTTTACTACAATGAGCAGTTCTGTATGTTGCATGCCGGTTTACCGCCGCAATGGGATTTTGCCCTGACCCGCAAACTGGCTCTGGAAACCGAACAAGCTATGCAGGGCGTAGATTATCTGGATTTTTTTAAAGCCATGTACGGAAATCAGCCCAATATCTGGCGGGATGACTTACCGAAAACTGAGCGTTTGCGCTTTGCCGTGAATTGTTTTACCCGTTTACGTTTTTGCACAGCTGCCGGAGAACTTGATTTTAGCAGTAAAGGCGCACCCGGCAGCCAACCGGCAGGATACCTGCCCTGGTTTGCGGTACCGGGCCGGCAAAGCCTGGATATGCGTATCATCTTTGGTCACTGGTCAACCTTGGGGTTTTATCAGGGCTTTAATTGTTATTCGATCGATACCGGCTGTCTGTGGGGCGGTCAGTTAACGGCATTGAAGCTGGCTGATGAACCGCAACGGATTAGTATTGATTGTCAGGCCAGCCAAAACCCGCTGGAATTTGATTAA
- a CDS encoding NAD(P)-dependent oxidoreductase: MRVGFIGLGAMGRGMAHNLARQGYLHGVYNRSPGKTTEFNVNVYASPQALAADTEIIFICVSADRDVLEVVSALALSIKPGTVVIDTSTISSVTARQAAAILSEKQACFLDAPVSGGVEGANKGTLAMMVGGDAMALAQVKPWLEVIAARIEHMGDSGAGQACKAVNQIMAAGINQAVCEALAFAVGQHLDLEKVIDIISGGAAGNWFLQHRGKTMIQGIFKPGFKLALHHKDLLICREMAQQSAIDCRLTEATLTDYANLMAKGFGDEDISALFRLKQKFNNSQGDL; the protein is encoded by the coding sequence ATGAGAGTCGGCTTTATCGGTTTGGGAGCCATGGGACGCGGAATGGCGCATAATTTAGCCCGGCAGGGTTATCTGCATGGGGTATACAATCGCAGCCCGGGCAAAACCACCGAGTTTAACGTGAATGTTTATGCCAGTCCGCAGGCCTTGGCGGCTGACACGGAGATAATTTTTATTTGCGTTTCAGCGGACCGGGACGTTCTGGAGGTGGTGTCTGCCTTGGCTTTATCCATTAAGCCTGGTACGGTGGTGATTGATACCTCGACTATCAGCAGTGTGACAGCTAGGCAAGCGGCAGCCATTTTAAGTGAAAAACAGGCCTGTTTTCTTGATGCGCCTGTATCGGGCGGTGTGGAAGGGGCAAATAAAGGTACTCTGGCAATGATGGTTGGCGGGGATGCAATGGCTTTGGCCCAAGTAAAACCCTGGCTGGAAGTGATTGCAGCAAGAATAGAACATATGGGCGATAGCGGTGCCGGACAAGCTTGCAAGGCGGTTAATCAAATTATGGCAGCCGGTATCAATCAGGCAGTTTGCGAAGCCCTGGCCTTTGCGGTTGGGCAGCATCTGGATTTAGAAAAAGTTATTGATATCATTTCTGGAGGTGCCGCCGGCAACTGGTTTCTACAACATCGCGGCAAAACCATGATCCAAGGTATTTTTAAGCCTGGCTTCAAATTGGCTTTACATCATAAAGATCTGTTGATTTGCCGCGAGATGGCTCAACAATCCGCTATTGATTGCCGGTTAACTGAAGCAACGCTGACCGATTACGCAAATTTGATGGCAAAAGGTTTCGGCGACGAAGACATTTCGGCGCTGTTTCGTTTGAAACAAAAATTCAATAACTCACAAGGAGATTTGTAG
- a CDS encoding c-type cytochrome, whose translation MIKTLLTVSISFALLAAPGIAGAQGNAGPGKAKAASCAGCHGEDGNSQMPGFPKLAGQHKAYLVKQLQAFKSGARISPMMAALAAGLDDQAVDEISEYYANSKISANPPPVLPVSDDDDDAPAKTDDQKKAELTTLIAQGSDLYRNGNLATAVSACVACHGPYAEGNKPAAFPALHSQHADYLIKTLSDFKTGVRSKSKENMMHMIAVKMSDQEIKAVAYYISTLK comes from the coding sequence ATGATAAAAACACTGCTGACTGTCTCCATTTCTTTTGCGCTGCTGGCTGCACCCGGCATTGCCGGCGCTCAAGGTAATGCCGGCCCCGGTAAAGCCAAAGCCGCATCCTGTGCCGGCTGCCACGGCGAAGATGGTAATAGCCAAATGCCCGGTTTTCCAAAACTGGCCGGTCAACATAAAGCCTATCTGGTTAAACAATTACAAGCCTTTAAATCTGGCGCCCGGATATCGCCAATGATGGCGGCTTTGGCTGCCGGCCTGGACGATCAGGCGGTTGATGAAATTTCCGAATACTATGCAAACAGCAAAATCTCTGCTAATCCGCCACCTGTGTTGCCAGTCAGCGATGACGATGATGATGCGCCGGCCAAAACGGACGACCAGAAAAAAGCTGAATTGACCACGCTGATTGCTCAGGGTAGTGATTTATATCGCAACGGTAATCTGGCCACGGCTGTTTCTGCCTGTGTCGCCTGTCACGGCCCTTACGCTGAAGGTAATAAGCCGGCGGCATTCCCGGCTCTGCATTCTCAACATGCCGATTATCTGATTAAGACTCTTTCCGATTTCAAAACCGGTGTACGCAGCAAAAGCAAAGAAAACATGATGCACATGATTGCGGTAAAAATGAGTGATCAGGAAATCAAAGCGGTTGCTTACTACATTTCCACTTTAAAATAA
- the mpl gene encoding UDP-N-acetylmuramate:L-alanyl-gamma-D-glutamyl-meso-diaminopimelate ligase, giving the protein MHIHILGICGTFMGGLALIARELGYTVSGSDQNVYPPMSTQLQEQGISLMNGYKAENLDIKPDLVVIGNALSRGNPEVEAVLNRGLHYVSGPQWLAEHVLQDRWVLAVAGTHGKTTTTSMLSWILEYNGFKPGFLIGGIPLNFGISARLGESDFFVIEADEYDCAFFDKRSKFVHYRPRTLILNNLEYDHADIFENLDAIKKQFHHLLRTVPGEGQIIAPVVDPHISDVLAQGCWTPVVTTAIGETADWQAELSAADGSQFGVSFQGQFQGQLHWSLNGRHNVYNALAAIAAARHIGIQAAAAIQALHHFENVKRRMEVIVKRQGITVYDDFAHHPTAIKTTLDGLRKQVGSARIIAIVEPRSNTMRLGVHTQSLAESLAEADDAIIYQPDNLGWDLSSLLQYNQNIRIIDNLDAIIGLVKAAAGTESHVLLMSNGSFGGIYRRLAEEV; this is encoded by the coding sequence TTGCACATTCACATATTAGGTATCTGCGGTACTTTTATGGGTGGACTGGCCCTAATTGCCCGTGAATTAGGCTATACCGTCAGCGGTTCGGACCAGAATGTCTATCCGCCCATGAGTACTCAATTGCAGGAACAGGGAATTAGCCTAATGAACGGCTATAAAGCCGAAAATCTGGATATTAAGCCGGATCTGGTGGTGATAGGCAACGCCTTGTCGCGCGGTAATCCGGAAGTGGAAGCTGTGTTAAATCGTGGGCTGCACTATGTATCCGGCCCGCAATGGCTGGCGGAACATGTATTGCAGGATCGCTGGGTATTGGCCGTGGCAGGGACGCACGGTAAAACCACTACCACCAGCATGTTAAGCTGGATTCTGGAATATAACGGCTTTAAGCCCGGTTTTTTAATTGGCGGAATTCCGTTGAACTTTGGTATCTCTGCCCGGCTGGGCGAGTCGGATTTCTTTGTTATCGAAGCCGACGAATACGATTGCGCTTTCTTTGATAAACGCTCCAAATTCGTGCATTACCGGCCGCGCACCTTGATTCTCAATAATCTTGAATACGATCACGCCGATATTTTCGAGAATCTGGATGCCATCAAAAAACAATTTCATCATTTACTGCGTACCGTGCCGGGCGAAGGCCAGATCATAGCCCCAGTGGTTGATCCGCATATCAGCGATGTGCTGGCCCAGGGTTGCTGGACCCCGGTAGTCACTACCGCAATCGGTGAGACCGCCGATTGGCAAGCCGAGTTATCGGCAGCAGACGGCAGTCAATTCGGCGTCAGCTTTCAGGGCCAGTTCCAGGGCCAGTTACACTGGTCACTCAATGGCCGGCATAATGTCTACAACGCCCTGGCAGCCATAGCCGCTGCCAGACATATCGGAATTCAGGCAGCCGCTGCCATCCAGGCTTTGCACCACTTTGAGAATGTCAAACGCCGGATGGAAGTTATTGTCAAACGTCAGGGCATAACCGTCTATGACGACTTTGCCCATCATCCCACCGCCATTAAAACCACCCTGGACGGCTTGCGCAAACAAGTGGGGTCAGCCAGAATCATAGCCATCGTCGAGCCGCGTTCCAACACCATGCGTCTGGGTGTGCATACCCAATCACTGGCCGAATCGCTGGCCGAAGCCGATGACGCCATCATCTACCAGCCAGACAACCTGGGTTGGGATTTAAGCAGCTTATTACAATACAACCAGAATATCCGGATCATCGATAATCTGGATGCCATAATAGGCTTGGTAAAAGCAGCAGCCGGCACAGAAAGCCATGTGCTGTTGATGAGTAACGGCAGTTTTGGTGGAATTTACCGGCGTCTGGCCGAAGAGGTCTAG
- the speE gene encoding polyamine aminopropyltransferase, with the protein MLDDQWFSEAVSSDGSAFSLKIKRKLHEEQSEFQFLEIYETEHFGNLMVIDGCTMVSTRDNFFYHEMMSHPVLFTHPNPKRVWIIGGGDCGTLKEVLKHPSVEQAVQIDIDERVTRLAEIYFPELCESNHDPRAELKFIDGIKWVKDAAPNSVDIIIVDSTDPVGPAEGLFCAEFYRDCFNCLSENGIVVQQSESALFHMKILAEMRGEMQAAGFNHQQTVFFPQCLYPSGWWSATMASKTDLSVFREQDAANKSFETVYYNRDIHKASLAMPEFFKKAFA; encoded by the coding sequence ATGCTAGACGATCAATGGTTTAGTGAAGCAGTCAGTTCCGATGGCTCTGCATTCTCACTCAAAATCAAGCGTAAACTCCACGAAGAACAATCAGAATTCCAGTTTCTGGAAATATATGAGACCGAACATTTCGGTAATCTGATGGTGATCGATGGCTGTACCATGGTTTCCACCCGTGATAACTTTTTCTATCACGAAATGATGAGTCACCCGGTTTTATTTACTCATCCCAACCCGAAAAGAGTCTGGATTATCGGTGGCGGCGATTGCGGTACCCTGAAGGAAGTACTCAAACATCCAAGTGTAGAACAAGCCGTGCAAATCGATATCGACGAGCGGGTAACCCGATTAGCGGAAATTTATTTTCCGGAATTGTGCGAATCAAACCACGATCCGCGAGCGGAACTCAAATTTATTGACGGTATTAAATGGGTAAAAGATGCCGCGCCGAATAGCGTTGATATCATCATCGTCGACAGCACCGATCCGGTCGGCCCCGCAGAAGGCCTGTTTTGTGCCGAGTTTTACCGTGATTGTTTTAACTGTCTCAGCGAAAACGGCATTGTCGTGCAGCAAAGCGAGTCCGCCCTGTTCCACATGAAAATTCTGGCCGAAATGCGCGGCGAAATGCAGGCTGCCGGTTTTAACCATCAGCAAACCGTATTTTTCCCACAATGTCTGTATCCTTCCGGCTGGTGGAGTGCCACTATGGCCAGTAAAACCGACTTATCGGTTTTCAGAGAACAGGATGCCGCCAACAAAAGCTTTGAAACCGTTTATTACAACCGGGATATTCACAAAGCCAGTTTGGCCATGCCGGAGTTTTTCAAAAAAGCCTTTGCTTAA
- the apaG gene encoding Co2+/Mg2+ efflux protein ApaG — translation MSEKNKILVEATPYYIEAQSSPEQNRYVFAYTITITNVGATPARLMTRHWLITDANGKIQEVNGEGVVGEHPYLHPGDSFRYTSAAMIETPVGVMQGKYQMLSDNGESFKAPIPKFTLSIPRILH, via the coding sequence ATGAGCGAAAAAAATAAAATTTTAGTCGAGGCTACGCCCTATTATATAGAGGCGCAATCCTCACCCGAACAAAATAGGTATGTATTTGCTTACACTATCACTATTACCAATGTGGGTGCTACACCAGCCAGACTGATGACCCGCCACTGGTTGATTACCGATGCTAACGGTAAGATTCAGGAGGTGAACGGCGAAGGGGTAGTGGGTGAGCATCCATATTTGCACCCCGGCGATTCATTTCGTTATACCAGTGCCGCCATGATAGAAACTCCGGTGGGCGTGATGCAGGGCAAATATCAAATGCTGTCTGATAACGGCGAAAGCTTTAAAGCGCCTATCCCCAAGTTTACCTTATCCATTCCGCGTATTTTGCACTGA
- a CDS encoding Gfo/Idh/MocA family protein, which translates to MNNQAKLRWGILGAARINERMLPAIVEAKNSELVAIASRRPGAAQEVLQKYAPGTTGVSYYDDPDALLSDERIQALYVPMANQEHAEWTLHAIAQGKHVLCEKPLALTVADVDAIESAARRYNVKVMEGFMYRFHPQHQRVKELIAAGLIGEIRSVRASFSFMMRPARLYRLAEDVSHGGGAMWDIGCYAIHSLRQFFSGLPVAVTAQASYVESGADIASSGVLDFGDGKFAQFDFSFARARRCEYEIVGTQGGIKCHIVWQLPGDVPIISWWNEDGRQSEERLPAANHFRLEVEHFADCVLNDSAPGLALSDARENCQIIVAAIQAAASGQRVVI; encoded by the coding sequence ATGAATAATCAAGCCAAACTGCGCTGGGGTATCTTGGGCGCTGCGCGTATTAATGAGCGTATGCTGCCTGCCATAGTCGAAGCCAAAAATTCGGAACTGGTGGCGATTGCCAGCCGCCGGCCCGGCGCAGCTCAGGAAGTGCTGCAGAAATACGCGCCCGGCACGACCGGGGTCAGTTACTATGATGATCCTGATGCTTTGCTGAGTGATGAGCGTATCCAGGCGCTTTATGTGCCGATGGCCAATCAAGAACACGCTGAGTGGACTTTACACGCTATTGCCCAGGGCAAGCATGTGTTATGCGAAAAACCACTGGCCTTGACTGTGGCTGATGTCGATGCGATTGAATCGGCGGCCCGACGCTATAATGTTAAGGTTATGGAAGGTTTTATGTACCGTTTTCATCCGCAGCATCAGCGTGTTAAAGAGCTGATTGCTGCTGGTTTGATTGGCGAAATTCGCTCGGTACGCGCCAGCTTTTCTTTTATGATGCGTCCGGCCCGTCTGTATCGCCTGGCTGAGGATGTGTCACACGGCGGCGGGGCGATGTGGGACATCGGCTGTTACGCGATCCATTCGCTACGCCAATTTTTTTCCGGCCTGCCGGTGGCTGTCACGGCACAGGCCAGCTATGTGGAAAGTGGTGCGGATATAGCCAGCAGCGGTGTGCTGGATTTTGGCGACGGTAAATTTGCCCAATTTGATTTCAGTTTTGCCCGTGCCCGACGCTGCGAATATGAAATCGTTGGCACTCAGGGCGGCATTAAATGCCATATCGTCTGGCAATTACCCGGCGATGTGCCGATTATTTCCTGGTGGAATGAAGATGGCCGGCAAAGCGAGGAGCGCTTGCCTGCCGCTAATCATTTCCGGCTGGAAGTCGAACATTTTGCTGATTGCGTGTTAAACGATTCAGCACCTGGCCTGGCGCTAAGTGATGCCAGAGAAAACTGCCAAATTATCGTTGCCGCTATACAGGCAGCAGCCAGTGGTCAGCGCGTTGTGATTTAA
- a CDS encoding thiol:disulfide interchange protein DsbA/DsbL, producing the protein MLKILAFLGYCLLAAGQAHADAGYETLSPAQPVQNPDKIEVIEFFWYGCPHCYHFEPAVSEWLKTKPANVEFKRQPAIFSDLWGKHAKAFFTAESLGILDKVHADLFDAVQNKKQKLATEDELAAFFTAHGVKDEDFRAAYNSFAVDAKMRQAESLGPRYGITGVPTLIINGKYRVTGPSAKSQDNMLPVANELIKLESQAK; encoded by the coding sequence ATGTTGAAAATTTTAGCCTTTTTGGGATATTGCCTTTTAGCTGCCGGCCAAGCACATGCTGATGCCGGCTATGAAACACTGAGCCCGGCTCAGCCTGTACAGAACCCGGACAAAATTGAAGTCATCGAGTTTTTTTGGTACGGCTGTCCGCATTGCTACCATTTTGAACCTGCGGTCAGTGAATGGTTAAAAACCAAACCGGCCAATGTGGAGTTTAAGCGTCAGCCTGCCATTTTTAGCGATTTGTGGGGCAAACATGCCAAAGCATTTTTTACTGCCGAATCTTTGGGTATTCTGGATAAAGTCCATGCCGATTTATTTGATGCTGTACAGAATAAAAAGCAAAAACTGGCTACCGAAGATGAGTTGGCGGCATTTTTTACTGCACATGGCGTGAAAGATGAAGACTTCCGGGCGGCTTACAATTCTTTTGCGGTTGACGCGAAAATGCGTCAGGCGGAAAGCCTGGGGCCGCGTTATGGTATTACCGGCGTACCGACTTTGATTATCAACGGCAAGTACCGGGTTACCGGGCCTTCAGCCAAATCTCAGGACAATATGCTGCCAGTTGCTAACGAGCTGATTAAACTGGAAAGTCAGGCCAAATAA